Proteins found in one Carcharodon carcharias isolate sCarCar2 chromosome 40 unlocalized genomic scaffold, sCarCar2.pri SUPER_40_unloc_4, whole genome shotgun sequence genomic segment:
- the m6pr gene encoding cation-dependent mannose-6-phosphate receptor isoform X1: MRPRTLPLALGLSLLLFLGLAGASSPDPSDCDLIGEEGAESEAERGLRRRLEPLRGQSFNVTSTNTTTKESYIYTFRICAPINGQSNAGLVQYNDSTKRAKVIGRINATQLIGGSDWIILIYGDGDRYLNFCNKEKRKGMVMISCNPNVLGAAFTAVLEERGKFSDCFYLFELDSSVACPTVTHHLSTGSILIILFLVLLTIYVLGGFLYQRLVMKAKGMEQFPNYYFWQEIGNLTADGCDFICRSKPRTVAAAYRGVGDEQLGDEDEEERDEHLLPM; this comes from the exons ATGCGGCCCCGgaccctcccgctcgctctcggcctctccctccttctcttcctGGGCCTCGCAGGAGCCTCCAGCCCCGACCCCAGCGACTGCGACCTGATCGGGGAGGAAGGAGCCGAGTCCGAGGCTGAGAGAGGCCTCCGGAGGAGACTGGAGCCTCTGAGAGGCCAgag TTTTAACGTGACGAGCACCAACACTACCACCAAGGAATCGTACATCTACACCTTCCGGATCTGTGCACCCATCAACGGACAAAGCAATGCCGGCCTGGTCCAGTACAACGATAGCACAAAGCGGGCCAAGGTCATCGGGAGAATTAACGCCACACAGCTCATCGGAGGCA GTGACTGGATCATTCTGATTTATGGAGATGGGGATCGTTACCTAAATTTCTGTAACAAGGAGAAACGCAAGGGGATGGTGATGATCTCATGCAATCCCAACGTGCTCGGG GCTGCTTTCACTGCTGTGCTGGAGGAACGGGGAAAGTTTTCCGACTGTTTCTACCTGTTTGAGTTGGACAGCTCGGTTGCCTGCCCTACCGTGACTCACCATCTGAGCACTGGCTCCATCCTCATCATCCT ATTTCTGGTGTTACTGACCATCTATGTCCTGGGTGGCTTTCTCTACCAGCGCCTGGTGATGAAGGCAAAAGGCATGGAGCAGTTTCCAAATTATTACTTCTGGCAAGAGATCGGCAACTTAACAGCG GACGGCTGTGACTTTATCTGCCGATCGAAACCTCGAACCGTTGCTGCTGCCTATCGAGGGGTGGGCGATGAGCAGCTGGGCGACGAGGATGAGGAGGAACGGGACGAACATCTGCTGCCCATGTGA
- the m6pr gene encoding cation-dependent mannose-6-phosphate receptor isoform X2 gives MRPRTLPLALGLSLLLFLGLAGASSPDPSDCDLIGEEGAESEAERGLRRRLEPLRGQSFNVTSTNTTTKESYIYTFRICAPINGQSNAGLVQYNDSTKRAKVIGRINATQLIGGSDWIILIYGDGDRYLNFCNKEKRKGMVMISCNPNVLGAAFTAVLEERGKFSDCFYLFELDSSVACPTVTHHLSTGSILIILFLVLLTIYVLGGFLYQRLVMKAKGRL, from the exons ATGCGGCCCCGgaccctcccgctcgctctcggcctctccctccttctcttcctGGGCCTCGCAGGAGCCTCCAGCCCCGACCCCAGCGACTGCGACCTGATCGGGGAGGAAGGAGCCGAGTCCGAGGCTGAGAGAGGCCTCCGGAGGAGACTGGAGCCTCTGAGAGGCCAgag TTTTAACGTGACGAGCACCAACACTACCACCAAGGAATCGTACATCTACACCTTCCGGATCTGTGCACCCATCAACGGACAAAGCAATGCCGGCCTGGTCCAGTACAACGATAGCACAAAGCGGGCCAAGGTCATCGGGAGAATTAACGCCACACAGCTCATCGGAGGCA GTGACTGGATCATTCTGATTTATGGAGATGGGGATCGTTACCTAAATTTCTGTAACAAGGAGAAACGCAAGGGGATGGTGATGATCTCATGCAATCCCAACGTGCTCGGG GCTGCTTTCACTGCTGTGCTGGAGGAACGGGGAAAGTTTTCCGACTGTTTCTACCTGTTTGAGTTGGACAGCTCGGTTGCCTGCCCTACCGTGACTCACCATCTGAGCACTGGCTCCATCCTCATCATCCT ATTTCTGGTGTTACTGACCATCTATGTCCTGGGTGGCTTTCTCTACCAGCGCCTGGTGATGAAGGCAAAAG GACGGCTGTGA